The following proteins come from a genomic window of Larimichthys crocea isolate SSNF chromosome XV, L_crocea_2.0, whole genome shotgun sequence:
- the sema3b gene encoding semaphorin-3B isoform X2, which produces MMTMMMMMAATMVTCSSLFLLGLATAHASSDTVTRTSSSSPTSSSSSSTSSSSSSPRMKLSYKELQQFHGVRRFDLERSCCFSALLLDEERGRLFVGAKNFLLSLSLDNIAKQEHKIYWPAPVDWREECNWAGKDITSDCVNYVKIVHHYNRTHLYACGTGAFHPTCAFVEVGHRMEDHVFRIDPSKVEDGKGKSPYDPRHNAASVLVGDELYAGVATDLMGRDFTIFRSLGKRPSIRTEQHDSRWLNEPKFVGSFWVPESENPDDDKVFFFFRETAVEAQGLGKSTYSRIGQLCRNDMGGQRSLVNKWTTFLKTRLICSVPGADGSDTYFDELRDVFLLQTRDRKNPLVYTVFSTSSSVFKGSAVCLYSMNDIRRAFLGPFAHKEGPNYQWVPFQGKVPYPRPGMCPSKTFGSFESTKGFPDDVIQFARHHPLMYNPVYPMSRKPVFVRTNVDYSFTQIAVDRVSAADGQYDVMFIGTDKGTVLKVINVPKESWNNMEELLLEELEVFKDASSIINMQISSKRQQLYLGSDTGIAQVPLHRCSVYGKACAECCLARDPYCAWDGTSCTRYLPNTKRRFRRQDVRNGDPNTLCSGDHHKYRVAERKLYGVEGSSTFLECIPKSLQARVTWTFQKHPQNPREEVRLDDRILQTDRGLLIRRVLKRDIGIYQCHAMEHGFTQTLLGITLEVVPSTSSSVSNLPSDAPVRLDPRSGGGPPMTNQKLWYRDFMQLVDHPNLSTVDQICEQVWARKNAGSDQVDKSFPAQGKDVPPLGPAARPANKKWKHLQEIRKGRNRRTHDGKPNPRAPRSAGE; this is translated from the exons ATGAtgaccatgatgatgatgatggcagcCACGATGGtcacctgcagctctctgttCCTGCTGGGTCTGGCCACTGCCCATGCCTCCTCTGACACCGTGACCCGCACTTCATCTTCATCGCccacatcctcctcttcctcctccacgtcctcctcatcatcctcaccaCGCATGAAGCTCTCATACAAAG AGTTGCAACAGTTCCATGGAGTGCGACGGTTTGATCTGGAGCGTTCCTGCTGCTTCAGTGCTCTGCTGTTGGATGAAGAGAGAGGCCGTCTCTTTGTTGGGGCAAAGAACTTCCTGCTGTCACTATCATTAGACAACATCGCCAAGCAGGAACACAAG ATCTACTGGCCTGCTCCTGTTGACTGGAGGGAGGAGTGTAACTGGGCTGGAAAGGATATCACT TCAGACTGTGTGAACTACGTGAAGATCGTGCACCACTATAACCGCACCCACCTGTATGCCTGTGGGACCGGGGCCTTCCACCCTACCTGTGCTTTTGTAGAGGTGGGACACAGGATGGAG GACCATGTGTTCAGGATTGACCCCTCTAAGGTGGAGGACGGGAAAGGGAAGAGTCCGTATGATCCTCGCCACAATGCTGCGTCTGTACTTGTTG GTGATGAGCTATATGCAGGCGTGGCCACAGACCTAATGGGAAGAGACTTCACCATCTTTAGGAGCCTGGGGAAACGCCCCTCCATCCGTACCGAACAGCATGACTCACGATGGCTTAATG AACCAAAGTTTGTTGGTTCCTTTTGGGTCCCAGAAAGTGAAAACCCAGATGATGACAAggtattcttcttcttccgcGAGACTGCGGTTGAGGCCCAGGGGCTGGGAAAGTCCACTTACTCCCGCATCGGACAACTCTGCAGG AATGACATGGGTGGTCAACGAAGTCTGGTGAACAAATGGACAACTTTCCTCAAAACCCGTCTGATCTGCTCAGTACCAGGAGCAGATGGCAGCGACACATACTTTGACGAGCTGC GCGACgtgtttctgctgcagacaAGGGACAGAAAGAACCCTCTGGTCTACACAGTCTTCTCTACTTCCAG CAGTGTATTTAAAGGCTCAGCTGTGTGTCTCTACTCCATGAATGACATCCGGAGGGCCTTCCTGGGGCCCTTTGCTCACAAAGAGGGGCCCAACTACCAGTGGGTCCCCTTCCAGGGAAAAGTCCCCTATCCTCGCCCAGGAATG TGTCCCAGCAAGACATTTGGCAGTTTTGAGTCAACAAAGGGTTTCCCAGACGATGTGATCCAGTTTGCTCGTCACCACCCTCTGATGTATAACCCAGTCTACCCTATGAGCCGAAAGCCCGTCTTCGTCAGGACTAATGTGGACTACAGCTTCACACAGATTGCAGTGGACCGAGTCAGCGCTGCCGATGGGCAGTATGATGTCATGTTTATTGGCACAG acaAAGGGACAGTACTAAAAGTGATCAACGTTCCCAAAGAGAGCTGGAACAACATGGAGGAACTCCTACTGGAAGAACTGGAGGTCTTTAAA GACGCCTCATCCATCATCAACATGCAGATCTCCTCAAAACGg CAACAGCTATATCTGGGCTCAGACACAGGCATTGCCCAGGTTCCCCTTCACCGCTGCAGTGTGTATGGGAAGGCCTGTGCTGAGTGCTGCCTGGCCAGAGACCCGTACTGTGCCTGGGATGGAACATCCTGTACTCGCTACCTGCCAAACACCAAGAG acGTTTCCGTCGTCAGGATGTAAGGAATGGTGATCCCAACACCCTCTGCTCTGGAG ACCACCACAAGTACCGCGTTGCAGAGAGGAAGCTTTATGGAGTGGAGGGAAGCAGCACTTTCTTGGAGTGTATCCCCAAATCACTTCAGGCCAGAGTCACCTGGACTTTCCAGAAACATCCACAGAACCCAAGAGAAGAG GTGCGTCTAGATGACCGCAtccttcagacagacagaggcctTCTTATTCGCCGTGTTTTGAAGAGAGATATCGGCATCTACCAGTGCCACGCCATGGAACACGGTTTCACCCAAACCTTATTGGGCATCACCTTGGAAGTTGTACCTTCAACATCTTCCTCAGTTTCCAATCTACCCTCTGATGCTCCTGTACGATTAGACCCCCGTAGTGGAGGTGGGCCCCCAATGACCAATCAAAAGCTTTGGTACCGGGACTTTATGCAGCTGGTAGACCACCCTAACCTGAGCACCGTCGACCAGATTTGTGAGCAAGTTTGGGCACGGAAGAATGCTGGCAGTGACCAAGTGGATAAGAGCTTTCCTGCTCAGGGGAAGGATGTCCCACCTCTGGGTCCTGCTGCCCGCCCAGCTAATAAGAAGTGGAAGCACCTTCAGGAGATAAGGAAGGGGCGAAACCGCCGGACCCATGATGGGAAACCGAATCCTCGGGCACCTCGCAGTGCTGGGGAGTAA
- the sema3b gene encoding semaphorin-3B isoform X1, with amino-acid sequence MMTMMMMMAATMVTCSSLFLLGLATAHASSDTVTRTSSSSPTSSSSSSTSSSSSSPRMKLSYKELQQFHGVRRFDLERSCCFSALLLDEERGRLFVGAKNFLLSLSLDNIAKQEHKIYWPAPVDWREECNWAGKDITSDCVNYVKIVHHYNRTHLYACGTGAFHPTCAFVEVGHRMEDHVFRIDPSKVEDGKGKSPYDPRHNAASVLVGDELYAGVATDLMGRDFTIFRSLGKRPSIRTEQHDSRWLNEPKFVGSFWVPESENPDDDKVFFFFRETAVEAQGLGKSTYSRIGQLCRNDMGGQRSLVNKWTTFLKTRLICSVPGADGSDTYFDELRDVFLLQTRDRKNPLVYTVFSTSSSSVFKGSAVCLYSMNDIRRAFLGPFAHKEGPNYQWVPFQGKVPYPRPGMCPSKTFGSFESTKGFPDDVIQFARHHPLMYNPVYPMSRKPVFVRTNVDYSFTQIAVDRVSAADGQYDVMFIGTDKGTVLKVINVPKESWNNMEELLLEELEVFKDASSIINMQISSKRQQLYLGSDTGIAQVPLHRCSVYGKACAECCLARDPYCAWDGTSCTRYLPNTKRRFRRQDVRNGDPNTLCSGDHHKYRVAERKLYGVEGSSTFLECIPKSLQARVTWTFQKHPQNPREEVRLDDRILQTDRGLLIRRVLKRDIGIYQCHAMEHGFTQTLLGITLEVVPSTSSSVSNLPSDAPVRLDPRSGGGPPMTNQKLWYRDFMQLVDHPNLSTVDQICEQVWARKNAGSDQVDKSFPAQGKDVPPLGPAARPANKKWKHLQEIRKGRNRRTHDGKPNPRAPRSAGE; translated from the exons ATGAtgaccatgatgatgatgatggcagcCACGATGGtcacctgcagctctctgttCCTGCTGGGTCTGGCCACTGCCCATGCCTCCTCTGACACCGTGACCCGCACTTCATCTTCATCGCccacatcctcctcttcctcctccacgtcctcctcatcatcctcaccaCGCATGAAGCTCTCATACAAAG AGTTGCAACAGTTCCATGGAGTGCGACGGTTTGATCTGGAGCGTTCCTGCTGCTTCAGTGCTCTGCTGTTGGATGAAGAGAGAGGCCGTCTCTTTGTTGGGGCAAAGAACTTCCTGCTGTCACTATCATTAGACAACATCGCCAAGCAGGAACACAAG ATCTACTGGCCTGCTCCTGTTGACTGGAGGGAGGAGTGTAACTGGGCTGGAAAGGATATCACT TCAGACTGTGTGAACTACGTGAAGATCGTGCACCACTATAACCGCACCCACCTGTATGCCTGTGGGACCGGGGCCTTCCACCCTACCTGTGCTTTTGTAGAGGTGGGACACAGGATGGAG GACCATGTGTTCAGGATTGACCCCTCTAAGGTGGAGGACGGGAAAGGGAAGAGTCCGTATGATCCTCGCCACAATGCTGCGTCTGTACTTGTTG GTGATGAGCTATATGCAGGCGTGGCCACAGACCTAATGGGAAGAGACTTCACCATCTTTAGGAGCCTGGGGAAACGCCCCTCCATCCGTACCGAACAGCATGACTCACGATGGCTTAATG AACCAAAGTTTGTTGGTTCCTTTTGGGTCCCAGAAAGTGAAAACCCAGATGATGACAAggtattcttcttcttccgcGAGACTGCGGTTGAGGCCCAGGGGCTGGGAAAGTCCACTTACTCCCGCATCGGACAACTCTGCAGG AATGACATGGGTGGTCAACGAAGTCTGGTGAACAAATGGACAACTTTCCTCAAAACCCGTCTGATCTGCTCAGTACCAGGAGCAGATGGCAGCGACACATACTTTGACGAGCTGC GCGACgtgtttctgctgcagacaAGGGACAGAAAGAACCCTCTGGTCTACACAGTCTTCTCTACTTCCAG CAGCAGTGTATTTAAAGGCTCAGCTGTGTGTCTCTACTCCATGAATGACATCCGGAGGGCCTTCCTGGGGCCCTTTGCTCACAAAGAGGGGCCCAACTACCAGTGGGTCCCCTTCCAGGGAAAAGTCCCCTATCCTCGCCCAGGAATG TGTCCCAGCAAGACATTTGGCAGTTTTGAGTCAACAAAGGGTTTCCCAGACGATGTGATCCAGTTTGCTCGTCACCACCCTCTGATGTATAACCCAGTCTACCCTATGAGCCGAAAGCCCGTCTTCGTCAGGACTAATGTGGACTACAGCTTCACACAGATTGCAGTGGACCGAGTCAGCGCTGCCGATGGGCAGTATGATGTCATGTTTATTGGCACAG acaAAGGGACAGTACTAAAAGTGATCAACGTTCCCAAAGAGAGCTGGAACAACATGGAGGAACTCCTACTGGAAGAACTGGAGGTCTTTAAA GACGCCTCATCCATCATCAACATGCAGATCTCCTCAAAACGg CAACAGCTATATCTGGGCTCAGACACAGGCATTGCCCAGGTTCCCCTTCACCGCTGCAGTGTGTATGGGAAGGCCTGTGCTGAGTGCTGCCTGGCCAGAGACCCGTACTGTGCCTGGGATGGAACATCCTGTACTCGCTACCTGCCAAACACCAAGAG acGTTTCCGTCGTCAGGATGTAAGGAATGGTGATCCCAACACCCTCTGCTCTGGAG ACCACCACAAGTACCGCGTTGCAGAGAGGAAGCTTTATGGAGTGGAGGGAAGCAGCACTTTCTTGGAGTGTATCCCCAAATCACTTCAGGCCAGAGTCACCTGGACTTTCCAGAAACATCCACAGAACCCAAGAGAAGAG GTGCGTCTAGATGACCGCAtccttcagacagacagaggcctTCTTATTCGCCGTGTTTTGAAGAGAGATATCGGCATCTACCAGTGCCACGCCATGGAACACGGTTTCACCCAAACCTTATTGGGCATCACCTTGGAAGTTGTACCTTCAACATCTTCCTCAGTTTCCAATCTACCCTCTGATGCTCCTGTACGATTAGACCCCCGTAGTGGAGGTGGGCCCCCAATGACCAATCAAAAGCTTTGGTACCGGGACTTTATGCAGCTGGTAGACCACCCTAACCTGAGCACCGTCGACCAGATTTGTGAGCAAGTTTGGGCACGGAAGAATGCTGGCAGTGACCAAGTGGATAAGAGCTTTCCTGCTCAGGGGAAGGATGTCCCACCTCTGGGTCCTGCTGCCCGCCCAGCTAATAAGAAGTGGAAGCACCTTCAGGAGATAAGGAAGGGGCGAAACCGCCGGACCCATGATGGGAAACCGAATCCTCGGGCACCTCGCAGTGCTGGGGAGTAA